Proteins from one Polynucleobacter wuianus genomic window:
- a CDS encoding TrmH family RNA methyltransferase, whose protein sequence is MNFDLITSKENPLFKEIRLLQATGAKGQKARLTGGHALLEGIHLIQTWVGDPALKTILTSEVGLKNDEIVEAVYAHIEICPDAKVYQLDSALWDLLSNLVSAPHIAGLLDLPQSCLTPPQSISTLEGDVIILDRVQDAGNVGSILRTAAAAGFTKVLALTGCAHLWSSKVLRAGMGAHRLLDLYEGWSTQQVLSAVTAPMLAATADAECDLYQLKNDLLHPVAWVMGSEGQGVSEKILAQAKGISIPIDPRVESLNVSTAAAICLFETARVRRSKVHQDG, encoded by the coding sequence ATGAACTTTGATCTCATCACCTCAAAAGAAAATCCTTTATTTAAGGAGATTCGACTCTTACAGGCTACAGGTGCCAAGGGCCAAAAGGCAAGATTGACAGGTGGTCATGCCTTGCTCGAAGGTATCCACCTCATACAAACTTGGGTAGGTGATCCCGCACTCAAGACAATACTGACCTCAGAAGTGGGGCTTAAGAATGACGAGATTGTTGAAGCAGTTTATGCTCATATTGAGATCTGCCCTGATGCCAAGGTGTATCAATTGGATAGCGCTTTATGGGATTTACTAAGTAATTTAGTGAGTGCACCACATATTGCGGGTCTATTAGACCTCCCCCAATCTTGCCTTACTCCACCACAATCGATTTCAACCCTAGAGGGTGATGTCATCATCCTAGATCGCGTGCAAGATGCTGGCAATGTGGGCTCTATCTTGCGTACAGCAGCGGCGGCGGGCTTTACGAAAGTGCTAGCCTTAACTGGCTGCGCTCATTTATGGTCTAGCAAGGTCTTGCGTGCAGGTATGGGTGCGCATCGTCTTTTGGATCTTTATGAAGGATGGTCTACTCAGCAAGTATTGAGTGCTGTAACCGCGCCAATGTTGGCTGCTACAGCGGATGCTGAATGTGACCTCTATCAATTAAAGAATGACTTATTACATCCAGTAGCCTGGGTGATGGGTAGCGAAGGTCAGGGCGTTTCTGAAAAGATCTTGGCGCAAGCTAAGGGTATATCGATTCCGATTGATCCACGCGTAGAGTCTTTGAATGTATCTACTGCCGCAGCAATTTGTCTATTTGAGACAGCGCGTGTAAGACGTAGTAAGGTCCACCAAGATGGCTAA
- the lpxD gene encoding UDP-3-O-(3-hydroxymyristoyl)glucosamine N-acyltransferase, giving the protein MPTAIELAEQFQASLMGEASCAFIGLAPLESAQQDQISFLSNPLYRQQASQSQAGALIVSKADFDFLQEIKGPNSDKRVYFVSKNPYATFARMAQFFAKQSTPLYAAGIHPSAVIDPTVVIPGSCHIGPFVQIEAGVKLGERVCILGSTTIARNSAIANDTLIYPSVSIYQGTQVGERCIVHSGAVIGADGFGFAPDFSSTGGEWVKIPQTGNVVIGNDVEIGASTTIDRGAMSDTVIGNGTKIDNQAQIAHNVVIGNCCVIAGCAAISGSTKIGNFCIIGGAANFAGHLTIADRTTVSGNTSIIRSIIEPGQHFTGVYPSMLHSAWEKNAAILRGLDKIRQRLRLLDKNKNSGS; this is encoded by the coding sequence ATGCCGACCGCCATTGAGCTGGCCGAACAGTTTCAAGCAAGCTTGATGGGGGAGGCCTCCTGCGCTTTTATTGGGTTAGCCCCACTAGAGTCTGCGCAACAAGATCAAATCTCCTTCCTCTCCAATCCTTTATATCGCCAACAGGCTTCTCAGAGTCAGGCTGGGGCCTTAATTGTTAGCAAGGCGGATTTCGATTTCTTGCAAGAAATCAAGGGACCTAATTCAGATAAGCGCGTTTATTTTGTCTCAAAAAATCCCTATGCAACATTTGCAAGGATGGCACAGTTTTTTGCAAAACAAAGTACGCCTTTATACGCCGCTGGAATCCATCCAAGCGCTGTGATAGACCCAACAGTAGTTATTCCAGGATCTTGCCACATTGGACCGTTTGTACAAATTGAAGCAGGCGTAAAACTCGGTGAGCGTGTTTGTATTTTGGGTAGTACCACGATTGCTAGAAATAGTGCGATTGCTAACGATACCTTAATTTATCCATCTGTATCGATTTATCAGGGCACTCAAGTTGGCGAACGATGTATTGTCCATAGTGGCGCTGTCATTGGTGCTGATGGCTTTGGGTTTGCCCCTGACTTCTCCTCAACAGGCGGAGAGTGGGTCAAAATCCCGCAAACAGGTAATGTTGTCATTGGTAATGACGTAGAAATTGGCGCATCTACGACGATTGATCGCGGCGCAATGAGTGATACCGTTATTGGTAATGGAACCAAAATTGATAATCAAGCTCAGATTGCTCATAATGTGGTTATTGGTAATTGCTGCGTTATTGCAGGCTGCGCTGCAATTTCCGGAAGCACAAAAATCGGTAATTTCTGCATTATTGGCGGAGCGGCAAATTTTGCTGGCCATCTGACCATTGCTGATCGAACAACAGTTTCTGGAAATACCTCGATTATTCGTTCGATTATCGAGCCAGGACAGCATTTCACAGGGGTTTATCCATCCATGCTCCATAGCGCTTGGGAGAAAAATGCTGCGATTCTGCGTGGCCTAGATAAAATACGCCAACGCTTGCGTTTATTGGATAAAAATAAGAATTCAGGGTCCTGA
- a CDS encoding transglutaminase family protein, which translates to MHLKIRHRTEYRYETPVRYSIQELRLTPPATAGQQIDKWKINTPIKASNSIDTFGNICSVFVQESPYTSMMIEAEGEVHTQDVSQFSDDAKAVSPYYLLQQTNLTEPTDEMLEYFSYSLPKKNSVDQVLKLAEAIQGLIAYSPGKTNFATTAVQSFAMKLGVCQDHAHIMLGLCRASNIPARYVSGYFFAEESPNLASHAWVDFCSDIDKGIWTSIDITHACVTDARHIRLAIGRDYYSAAPVKGVRSGGGGEELSASISIQRLP; encoded by the coding sequence ATGCACCTAAAAATTCGTCATCGCACTGAGTATAGGTACGAAACACCAGTACGCTACTCCATCCAAGAGTTACGCTTAACGCCACCCGCAACAGCTGGACAGCAAATTGATAAGTGGAAAATTAATACTCCGATTAAGGCATCTAATTCGATAGACACCTTCGGCAACATTTGCAGCGTCTTTGTGCAAGAGAGTCCATATACCTCGATGATGATTGAAGCTGAGGGAGAGGTCCACACGCAAGATGTATCTCAGTTCTCGGATGATGCAAAGGCAGTTTCTCCTTACTACCTTTTGCAGCAAACTAACCTGACTGAGCCGACAGATGAAATGTTGGAGTATTTCTCATATAGTCTTCCAAAGAAAAATTCAGTGGATCAAGTGCTTAAATTGGCTGAGGCAATTCAAGGATTAATTGCCTACTCACCAGGGAAAACAAACTTTGCCACTACCGCAGTCCAATCCTTCGCCATGAAATTAGGGGTTTGCCAAGATCACGCCCATATCATGCTGGGATTATGTCGTGCATCCAATATTCCTGCGCGATATGTCAGTGGTTATTTCTTTGCTGAAGAATCCCCTAATCTTGCTAGTCATGCATGGGTTGATTTTTGTAGCGATATTGATAAAGGCATATGGACCAGTATTGACATCACCCATGCCTGTGTAACAGATGCGCGGCACATACGTCTAGCAATTGGGCGAGACTATTACTCCGCCGCCCCTGTAAAAGGCGTTCGCTCAGGTGGTGGTGGTGAAGAACTTAGCGCGTCCATCTCCATTCAACGATTACCCTGA
- a CDS encoding OmpH family outer membrane protein has product MKHQFSNLIKVSLVATIFYFATLQAFAQDAGTRVAVVNSEKVFNESNLAKAMQTRLQNEFTKRQNELRDSAQKIQAAAEKLDKDGAIMNEAERVRRQRELADQDRELQRKQREFTEDLNQRTFEERAKIAEKANLVLRQIAEQRKLDVIVQEAAFVNPKSDITDDVIKALNSQK; this is encoded by the coding sequence ATGAAGCATCAATTTTCAAATTTAATTAAAGTTAGTCTGGTTGCCACAATATTTTATTTCGCAACCTTGCAAGCGTTTGCACAAGATGCTGGTACTCGTGTAGCGGTAGTGAATTCTGAAAAAGTGTTTAATGAGTCTAATTTGGCAAAAGCCATGCAAACCCGTTTGCAAAATGAGTTCACAAAGCGCCAAAATGAGTTACGTGACAGCGCTCAAAAAATTCAGGCGGCTGCTGAAAAGCTTGATAAAGATGGCGCCATAATGAATGAGGCAGAGCGTGTGCGTCGTCAGCGTGAATTAGCGGATCAAGATCGCGAGTTGCAACGCAAGCAACGTGAATTTACTGAGGATTTGAACCAACGTACATTTGAAGAGCGTGCAAAAATTGCTGAGAAAGCAAACTTGGTTTTGCGTCAAATTGCTGAACAAAGAAAATTAGATGTCATTGTTCAAGAAGCGGCTTTTGTTAATCCAAAGTCTGACATCACCGATGATGTCATCAAGGCTTTAAATAGCCAGAAGTAA
- a CDS encoding proteasome-type protease: MTYCVGLCLKDGLVFLSDTRTNAGVDQIGTFRKMTLFQKDGDRFFTLMSAGNLAITQAVKEILLQGQLLNGKNLWTVSNAHDAAVVIGDAIKQVYERDHEALEKAGIDFNCNLIFGGQVKGERPRLFNIYSAGNFIEATPETCYFQIGESKYGKPILDRVLSFTTPLNLATKCALISMDSTLNSNISVGLPLDLLVYEKNSLKADKLVTMDDSNPYYKMIHQLWGEKLRAAFNSISEPSWSGAHKSSAISAPAKKMGPIPIHHQPPKAKATKSTKKVATKRPTKRANTKRSPSTTKVVNKKKA; this comes from the coding sequence ATGACGTATTGCGTTGGGCTGTGCTTAAAAGATGGTCTTGTTTTTCTATCTGATACCCGTACCAATGCTGGCGTAGACCAAATCGGCACTTTTAGAAAAATGACCTTGTTTCAAAAGGATGGGGATCGTTTTTTCACACTCATGAGCGCTGGCAATCTTGCCATTACCCAAGCCGTTAAAGAGATCTTGCTTCAGGGCCAACTACTGAATGGCAAGAATCTATGGACTGTTAGCAACGCGCATGATGCTGCTGTCGTAATTGGAGATGCAATTAAGCAAGTGTATGAGCGTGACCATGAAGCGCTTGAGAAAGCGGGGATTGATTTCAATTGCAACTTGATCTTTGGTGGCCAAGTCAAAGGTGAAAGACCGCGCTTATTCAACATCTACTCTGCCGGAAACTTTATTGAGGCGACTCCCGAGACTTGCTATTTTCAAATTGGAGAATCTAAATATGGAAAACCAATTTTAGATCGTGTCTTGAGCTTCACCACCCCATTAAATCTTGCTACCAAGTGTGCATTGATCTCCATGGATTCGACGCTAAACAGCAATATCTCAGTGGGTCTACCACTAGATCTTTTGGTTTATGAAAAGAACTCCTTAAAAGCAGACAAACTCGTCACTATGGACGATTCAAATCCTTACTACAAAATGATTCATCAGTTGTGGGGCGAAAAGCTTCGTGCAGCATTTAACTCCATTAGTGAACCTAGTTGGAGTGGCGCACATAAATCTAGCGCTATTTCAGCGCCTGCCAAAAAAATGGGGCCAATTCCGATTCATCATCAGCCGCCAAAAGCTAAAGCAACTAAATCGACCAAAAAAGTCGCCACCAAAAGGCCAACTAAACGCGCGAATACCAAACGAAGTCCGTCTACTACGAAGGTTGTTAACAAGAAAAAAGCCTAG
- the lpxA gene encoding acyl-ACP--UDP-N-acetylglucosamine O-acyltransferase, which produces MTRIHASAAVDSKAELASDVEVGPYSVIGPNVKIGAGTKVGSHTVIEGYTTIGAGNNFAHFAAIGGPPQDMKYRGEPTQLIIGDRNTIREFTTIHTGTSQDEGVTRIGNDNWIMAYVHIAHDCQVGNHTIFSSNAQIAGHVQVDDWAIMGGMSGVHQFVRIGQHAMLGGASALVQDIPPFVIAAGDKASPHGINVEGLKRRGFSSETISALRQAYKVLYKDGLSFEEAKVEIQKMVVANAADQATAEKLAQFHDFIAASTRGIIR; this is translated from the coding sequence ATGACTCGGATTCATGCATCTGCTGCAGTAGATAGCAAAGCTGAGCTCGCTAGCGATGTGGAGGTTGGCCCCTATTCGGTGATTGGCCCTAATGTCAAAATTGGCGCCGGCACCAAAGTAGGATCGCATACTGTAATTGAGGGTTACACCACGATTGGTGCAGGGAACAATTTTGCTCACTTCGCTGCAATTGGCGGCCCTCCTCAGGATATGAAATACCGCGGCGAGCCAACCCAGCTCATTATTGGCGACCGCAATACGATTCGCGAGTTCACAACGATACACACAGGTACATCTCAAGACGAGGGCGTTACTCGCATTGGTAATGACAACTGGATCATGGCCTATGTTCATATAGCGCATGACTGTCAAGTTGGTAACCATACGATTTTCTCAAGCAATGCTCAAATTGCTGGTCATGTTCAGGTAGATGATTGGGCGATTATGGGTGGCATGTCTGGTGTGCATCAATTTGTGCGCATTGGGCAGCATGCCATGCTGGGTGGTGCATCGGCCTTGGTGCAAGACATTCCTCCATTTGTGATTGCTGCTGGCGATAAAGCTTCCCCTCATGGCATTAACGTTGAGGGATTAAAGCGTCGCGGTTTTTCAAGTGAAACAATCTCGGCTTTGCGTCAGGCTTACAAAGTCCTCTATAAGGATGGTTTAAGTTTTGAAGAGGCAAAAGTAGAGATTCAGAAAATGGTTGTGGCAAATGCTGCTGACCAGGCGACTGCTGAAAAACTTGCTCAGTTCCATGATTTTATTGCCGCCTCCACACGCGGCATTATTCGGTAA
- the rnhB gene encoding ribonuclease HII has protein sequence MSLVWICGVDEAGRGPLVGAVVAGAVVLDPHIPIEGLKDSKKLTSAKREFLYEQIMDKAKAWGVGEASPAEIDEINILQATMLAMRRAIEDLTTRLGGWPDKALIDGNRCPELPIAAEAIIKGDTKEPAISAASILAKVTRDRQMQILHERHPEYGFAQHMGYPTEAHFAALQQFGACSEHRKSFSPVRKVLEAIAR, from the coding sequence ATGAGCTTGGTTTGGATCTGTGGGGTAGATGAAGCAGGCCGTGGCCCCTTGGTTGGTGCAGTAGTTGCTGGTGCGGTGGTACTCGATCCGCATATTCCCATTGAGGGTTTAAAAGACTCCAAAAAGTTGACGTCAGCAAAGCGTGAGTTCTTGTATGAACAAATTATGGATAAAGCAAAAGCGTGGGGCGTAGGCGAAGCTAGTCCTGCTGAGATTGATGAGATCAATATATTGCAAGCTACGATGTTAGCCATGCGGCGCGCTATTGAGGATTTAACAACGCGATTAGGCGGTTGGCCAGATAAAGCTTTGATTGATGGTAATCGTTGTCCAGAGTTACCGATTGCTGCGGAAGCAATTATTAAAGGTGATACGAAGGAGCCCGCAATTTCTGCTGCTTCTATCTTGGCTAAGGTAACGCGAGATCGCCAAATGCAAATCCTGCATGAGCGCCATCCAGAATATGGTTTTGCGCAACACATGGGCTATCCAACCGAGGCGCACTTTGCAGCACTTCAGCAATTTGGTGCTTGCTCTGAACATCGCAAAAGTTTTTCGCCTGTGCGCAAAGTGCTTGAAGCAATTGCTCGGTAA
- the lpxB gene encoding lipid-A-disaccharide synthase, whose product MILLPPPHAALFGNDRNTLPKLACVAGEPSGDLLAAPVLSALNQIPDMAGLDVYGIGGPRMQAEGMHSHWPMETLSVRGYVEAIKQLPAILRLRKELIAKLLGEGRPDVFLGIDAPDFNLGVELQLRKAGIPTLHFVSPSIWAWRAGRIKKIVQAVDRMLCIFPFETEIYDRAGVASTYVGHPLASEIPLEPNPQLAREKIARTLQLPANELDGLVIAVLPGSRGSEIELIAPVFFETMNLLTHKLKGQKLHFLIPVATPRLREPLEQLLLNTKKSNPDIQIHLLDGMADEVLEASDVVLIASGTATLQAALWKKPMVISYKVPWLTAQIMKRQGYLPYVGLPNILCGEFVVPELLQDDATAEKLSAAILDWLNNPEKVAKLKERFSQMHETLRRPTGLLVAQAVAQTITNTHKQRASS is encoded by the coding sequence ATGATTTTATTGCCGCCTCCACACGCGGCATTATTCGGTAACGATAGGAATACTTTGCCAAAGTTAGCTTGTGTAGCTGGCGAACCTTCTGGTGACTTACTCGCTGCGCCAGTTCTCAGTGCATTAAATCAAATTCCAGATATGGCTGGCCTTGATGTCTATGGCATTGGCGGTCCTCGCATGCAGGCAGAGGGCATGCACTCACATTGGCCTATGGAAACCTTAAGTGTGCGTGGTTACGTTGAAGCCATTAAACAGTTGCCTGCTATCTTGAGATTGCGTAAAGAGCTGATTGCCAAGCTATTGGGCGAGGGTCGCCCAGATGTTTTTTTAGGAATAGATGCTCCGGACTTCAATCTAGGGGTTGAGCTTCAATTGCGCAAGGCAGGTATTCCTACTTTGCATTTCGTTTCACCATCGATTTGGGCTTGGAGAGCAGGGCGAATCAAAAAGATTGTGCAAGCAGTCGACCGTATGCTCTGTATCTTTCCCTTTGAAACAGAAATTTATGATCGAGCGGGTGTAGCTTCCACCTATGTTGGCCATCCGCTTGCTAGTGAAATTCCACTTGAACCAAATCCACAACTTGCCCGCGAAAAGATTGCTAGGACATTGCAGCTTCCCGCCAATGAACTTGATGGCCTAGTGATTGCCGTATTGCCCGGTAGCCGAGGCTCTGAAATTGAGTTGATTGCTCCCGTCTTTTTTGAAACGATGAATTTGCTTACTCATAAATTAAAGGGGCAGAAGCTACATTTCTTAATTCCAGTAGCAACGCCAAGATTGCGAGAGCCGCTTGAACAGTTATTGTTAAACACAAAAAAGAGTAATCCTGATATTCAGATACATTTGTTAGATGGCATGGCAGATGAAGTGCTTGAGGCATCTGATGTTGTGCTGATTGCTAGCGGTACAGCAACGCTGCAAGCGGCTTTGTGGAAAAAGCCAATGGTGATTTCGTATAAGGTGCCCTGGCTGACAGCACAAATTATGAAGCGTCAGGGATATTTACCTTATGTAGGTTTGCCAAATATCCTCTGTGGCGAGTTCGTAGTTCCAGAGCTCTTGCAAGATGATGCTACTGCAGAAAAATTATCCGCAGCCATTCTAGACTGGCTCAATAATCCAGAAAAAGTTGCAAAGCTTAAAGAACGTTTTTCTCAAATGCATGAAACTTTACGGCGCCCAACAGGTTTATTGGTGGCTCAAGCAGTTGCACAAACGATCACAAATACCCACAAACAGCGAGCAAGCTCATGA
- the fabZ gene encoding 3-hydroxyacyl-ACP dehydratase FabZ translates to MSTPIAIDINKILQLLPHRYPFLLVDRVLEITPRETITALKNVTMNEPFFQGHFPDFPVMPGVLIIEALAQTAALLTFSEERAEDAIYYFAGIDGARFKKPVLPGDQLIMTAKLERGRAGIYKFAVQATVDGEIVAEANITCAVRTKGA, encoded by the coding sequence ATGAGCACTCCAATTGCGATCGATATCAATAAGATTCTCCAGTTGTTGCCACACCGCTATCCATTTTTGTTGGTAGATCGCGTACTAGAGATTACTCCTCGTGAAACAATTACTGCACTTAAAAATGTGACTATGAATGAGCCTTTTTTTCAAGGGCACTTCCCAGATTTTCCAGTAATGCCCGGTGTACTGATTATTGAAGCATTGGCGCAAACTGCTGCACTACTCACTTTTTCTGAAGAGCGTGCTGAAGATGCTATTTATTACTTTGCAGGTATTGATGGAGCACGCTTTAAAAAGCCAGTATTGCCTGGTGATCAGTTGATCATGACTGCGAAGTTAGAGCGTGGACGTGCTGGTATCTATAAGTTTGCCGTACAAGCAACGGTTGATGGAGAGATTGTTGCTGAAGCAAATATCACTTGTGCGGTTCGTACGAAAGGCGCGTAA
- the ppsR gene encoding posphoenolpyruvate synthetase regulatory kinase/phosphorylase PpsR — protein MSTETRIVFIVSDGTGITAENFSQSILAQFEATFKHIRVPFVDSVDKAHDAVSSINQAANKYGAQPIVFTTLVNSELNSIVAKANGLILDMFQTFVAPLEAALGMKSTHAMNRLHHNADTEAYKNRIEAINYSLAHDDGQSNQNLAEADVILVGISRVGKTPTSLYLAMQYGLKAANYPLIPEDFERGQLPKDLAPYRQKIFGLMIDAERLSEIRNERRPGSNYAKLENCRYEINEATAMMKKQSIPWVLTTSKSIEEIATTVLQAIKSDKTILG, from the coding sequence ATGTCTACAGAAACCCGTATTGTTTTTATCGTCTCAGACGGCACAGGCATTACCGCTGAGAACTTTAGCCAGTCGATTTTGGCCCAATTTGAGGCCACTTTTAAGCACATACGGGTCCCTTTTGTAGATAGTGTTGATAAAGCCCACGATGCCGTCAGCAGCATCAACCAGGCGGCCAATAAATATGGGGCCCAACCTATCGTGTTCACTACTTTGGTGAATTCTGAACTCAACTCTATCGTCGCAAAGGCGAATGGCTTAATTTTGGATATGTTCCAAACTTTCGTAGCCCCGCTAGAGGCCGCCCTTGGCATGAAATCCACTCATGCCATGAACCGCCTTCACCATAATGCAGATACTGAAGCCTATAAAAACCGGATTGAAGCAATTAACTATTCCCTGGCCCATGATGATGGGCAGTCGAACCAAAACTTGGCTGAGGCAGATGTGATTTTGGTGGGTATATCTCGGGTTGGAAAGACCCCTACAAGCCTTTACCTAGCCATGCAATATGGCTTGAAGGCAGCCAACTACCCCTTAATACCCGAAGACTTTGAGCGCGGTCAACTCCCTAAAGATTTAGCACCTTACCGTCAAAAGATCTTTGGCCTCATGATTGATGCTGAACGTCTCTCAGAGATTCGCAATGAACGTCGCCCCGGGAGCAACTATGCCAAGCTTGAGAACTGTCGCTATGAAATCAATGAGGCAACCGCGATGATGAAGAAGCAATCCATCCCTTGGGTGTTGACCACTAGCAAATCAATTGAAGAAATTGCTACAACTGTTTTGCAGGCTATTAAGTCAGATAAAACGATCTTAGGTTAG
- the ppsA gene encoding phosphoenolpyruvate synthase — MSNQQQQNSSVADAYVLPFEQLRMTDVESVGGKNASLGEMISQLASTGVRVPTGFATTALAFRDFLKHNNLTERIQQRLEGLNIDDVRALAQAGAEIRQWIETAPFQPKLDEEIRKAFATLDDSGKGSFAVRSSATAEDLPDASFAGQQETFLNVEGIEDVLKKIREVFASLYNDRAISYRVHKGFAHAEVALSAGIQRMVRSDLGAAGVMFTLDTESGFEDVVFITSSYGLGETVVQGAVNPDEFYVFKTTLAQGKKAIIRRALGSKLIQMQFAPKGSAEKVQTVDVTPEKRNRFSLEDADITELAKYAVIIEKHYGRPMDIEWGKDGQDGRIYILQARPETVKSQAAGQVEMRYKLKGSSKVLAKGRAIGQKIGAGPVRIIRDPSEMDRVQPGDVLVADMTDPNWEPVMKRASAIVTNRGGRTCHAAIIARELGVPAVVGCGDATEQLQDGMVVTVSCAEGDEGHIYDGLIETEVTEVSRGVLPEIPVKITMNIGNPQLAFDFCQIPNAGVGLARLEFIINNYIGVHPRAVLEYPNIDPDLKRAVESVARGYASPRQFYEDKLVEGVSTIAAAFYPKPVIVRLSDFKSNEYKKLIGGSRYEPDEENPMLGFRGASRYVSEEFGEAFALECSAMKRVREDMGLDNVEIMVPFVRTIPQAQRVIAMMEKFGLKRGVNGLRLIMMCEIPSNAILADQFLEYFDGFSIGSNDMTQLTLGLDRDSGMELLAIDFDERDPAVEFMIARSIDACRKQNKYVGICGQGPSDHPDFARWLVEKGITSISLNPDSVVETWEMLGKSLKA, encoded by the coding sequence ATGTCCAACCAACAGCAACAAAATAGCAGTGTGGCAGATGCCTATGTATTGCCTTTTGAGCAACTTCGCATGACCGATGTTGAGTCAGTCGGCGGTAAAAATGCTTCATTAGGTGAAATGATTTCTCAGTTAGCCTCAACTGGGGTTCGTGTACCAACTGGTTTTGCCACTACTGCGCTGGCATTTCGTGACTTCTTAAAACATAACAATCTGACTGAGCGCATTCAACAGCGCTTGGAAGGCCTCAATATTGATGATGTGCGCGCATTAGCGCAAGCAGGTGCTGAGATTCGTCAATGGATCGAAACAGCCCCATTTCAGCCAAAGCTTGATGAAGAAATTCGCAAGGCGTTTGCGACCTTGGATGATTCTGGCAAAGGATCCTTTGCTGTGCGTTCATCTGCTACTGCAGAAGATCTCCCGGACGCTTCTTTTGCTGGCCAGCAAGAGACTTTCTTGAACGTTGAAGGTATTGAAGATGTTCTCAAGAAGATCCGTGAAGTATTTGCTTCTCTATATAACGATCGCGCTATCTCCTACCGCGTTCATAAAGGTTTTGCCCATGCTGAAGTAGCTCTATCTGCTGGTATCCAGCGTATGGTGCGCTCTGACCTCGGCGCTGCTGGCGTGATGTTTACCTTGGACACTGAGTCTGGTTTTGAAGATGTTGTATTCATTACCTCAAGTTATGGCTTGGGTGAGACTGTTGTTCAGGGTGCGGTTAACCCAGATGAGTTTTATGTATTCAAGACTACTTTGGCACAAGGTAAAAAAGCCATCATTCGCCGTGCGCTAGGTTCCAAGTTAATTCAGATGCAATTTGCACCCAAAGGTTCTGCTGAGAAAGTGCAAACCGTTGATGTCACCCCCGAGAAGCGCAATCGCTTTTCATTGGAAGATGCAGACATTACTGAGTTGGCTAAATATGCGGTCATTATTGAGAAGCACTATGGCCGTCCAATGGATATTGAGTGGGGTAAGGATGGTCAAGATGGTCGCATCTATATTCTCCAGGCCCGTCCTGAGACTGTAAAGAGTCAAGCTGCTGGCCAAGTCGAGATGCGTTACAAGTTAAAGGGTAGCTCTAAGGTATTAGCAAAAGGCCGTGCAATCGGTCAAAAAATTGGAGCGGGCCCTGTTCGCATCATTCGTGATCCAAGTGAGATGGATCGTGTTCAGCCGGGCGATGTATTGGTTGCCGACATGACTGACCCGAACTGGGAGCCAGTGATGAAACGTGCTTCTGCAATTGTGACGAACCGTGGTGGCCGCACTTGTCACGCAGCAATTATTGCTCGCGAGTTAGGAGTTCCTGCAGTCGTTGGTTGCGGTGATGCTACTGAGCAACTTCAAGATGGCATGGTGGTTACAGTCTCTTGTGCAGAAGGTGATGAAGGTCATATCTATGATGGCTTAATCGAAACAGAAGTGACTGAAGTTTCTCGCGGTGTACTGCCAGAAATTCCAGTGAAGATCACTATGAACATTGGTAATCCTCAATTGGCATTTGATTTCTGTCAGATTCCGAATGCTGGTGTTGGCCTAGCTCGACTCGAGTTCATCATCAATAACTATATTGGTGTACATCCACGCGCTGTTCTCGAGTATCCAAATATTGATCCTGATCTTAAGCGCGCAGTAGAGAGCGTTGCTCGTGGCTACGCTAGCCCACGTCAGTTCTATGAAGATAAGTTGGTTGAGGGTGTTTCCACAATTGCTGCGGCCTTCTATCCAAAGCCAGTGATTGTGCGTTTATCCGACTTCAAATCTAATGAATATAAGAAGCTCATTGGCGGTTCACGTTATGAGCCAGATGAAGAAAATCCAATGCTGGGATTCCGTGGCGCATCTCGTTACGTTTCTGAAGAGTTTGGTGAGGCATTTGCTCTAGAGTGCTCAGCAATGAAGCGTGTTCGTGAAGATATGGGCTTAGATAACGTAGAGATTATGGTTCCGTTTGTTCGTACCATTCCTCAAGCTCAGCGCGTGATTGCGATGATGGAGAAGTTTGGTCTCAAGCGTGGCGTAAATGGCTTACGTCTCATCATGATGTGCGAAATCCCATCAAACGCAATTCTTGCGGATCAATTCCTTGAATACTTTGATGGCTTCTCTATTGGTTCAAACGATATGACTCAGCTCACGCTAGGTCTTGACCGTGATTCTGGCATGGAATTGTTGGCAATTGACTTTGATGAGCGTGATCCTGCAGTTGAATTCATGATTGCTCGTTCAATTGATGCCTGTCGTAAACAAAATAAGTACGTAGGTATTTGTGGCCAAGGGCCATCAGATCACCCAGATTTTGCACGCTGGTTGGTAGAGAAAGGTATTACTTCTATCTCTCTAAACCCAGATAGCGTAGTAGAGACTTGGGAAATGTTGGGTAAGAGTTTGAAAGCTTAA